In Jatrophihabitans endophyticus, one DNA window encodes the following:
- a CDS encoding GlsB/YeaQ/YmgE family stress response membrane protein, with protein sequence MLGLIVSLIVVGLLAGALARLLVPGKQDLSIPMTILLGIVGSFVGGFLGYAIFHKDADEGFFQPAGIVGSVIGAVIVLLIWTRVGHRRAVRH encoded by the coding sequence ATGCTCGGACTCATCGTCAGCCTCATCGTCGTCGGCCTCCTCGCCGGCGCCCTCGCACGTCTGCTCGTGCCCGGCAAGCAGGACCTCTCGATCCCCATGACGATCCTGCTGGGGATCGTCGGCTCGTTCGTCGGCGGCTTCCTCGGCTACGCGATCTTCCACAAGGACGCCGACGAGGGGTTCTTTCAGCCGGCCGGCATCGTCGGCTCCGTCATCGGGGCCGTGATCGTCCTGCTGATCTGGACGCGCGTCGGGCACCGCCGCGCCGTCCGCCACTGA
- a CDS encoding PRC and DUF2382 domain-containing protein — MTNPDQLLDLIGRNAIDVDGDKIGKIGQLYTDDRTGDPQWVTVSTGLFGSKQSFAPLYDSKRNGDDLQLAVTKEQVKDAPNVDDDGHLEDDENDALFAHYRGHLGDQDGQQGGQPAAGRTDRETGDRTGDGDRDRLADVADAEGAGRSADRGEGRDVSGPNTDDAMTRSEERLRVGTEQVEAGRARLRKYVVTENVTQTVPVSHEEVRIEREPITDANRDEAVSGEPISEEEHEVTLHAERPVVDKETVPVERVKLGTETVTEEQTVSEEVRKEQIDTPDEGRSRR; from the coding sequence ATGACGAACCCGGATCAGTTGCTCGACCTGATCGGCCGCAACGCCATCGACGTCGACGGCGACAAGATCGGCAAGATCGGGCAGCTCTACACCGACGACCGCACCGGCGACCCGCAGTGGGTCACCGTGTCGACCGGGCTGTTCGGCAGCAAGCAGAGCTTCGCCCCGCTCTACGACTCGAAGCGCAACGGCGACGACCTCCAGCTCGCGGTGACGAAGGAGCAGGTCAAGGACGCGCCGAACGTCGACGACGACGGGCATCTCGAGGACGACGAGAACGACGCCCTCTTCGCGCACTACCGCGGGCACCTCGGCGACCAGGACGGCCAGCAGGGCGGTCAGCCGGCGGCGGGCCGTACCGATCGCGAGACCGGCGACCGCACCGGCGACGGCGACCGCGACCGCCTCGCGGACGTCGCGGACGCCGAAGGCGCCGGCCGGTCCGCGGACCGCGGCGAGGGCCGCGACGTCTCGGGGCCGAACACCGACGACGCCATGACCCGTTCGGAGGAGCGGCTGCGCGTCGGCACCGAGCAGGTCGAGGCGGGACGGGCCCGGCTGCGCAAGTACGTCGTCACCGAGAACGTGACCCAGACGGTGCCGGTGAGCCACGAGGAGGTCCGCATCGAGCGGGAGCCCATCACCGACGCCAACCGCGACGAGGCAGTGAGCGGCGAGCCGATCAGCGAGGAGGAGCACGAGGTGACGCTGCACGCGGAGCGACCGGTCGTGGACAAGGAGACCGTGCCCGTGGAGCGCGTCAAGCTCGGCACCGAGACCGTCACCGAGGAGCAGACGGTCAGCGAAGAGGTCCGCAAGGAGCAGATCGACACGCCCGACGAGGGCCGTTCCCGGCGCTGA
- a CDS encoding phage holin family protein, with translation MTSVRDEVAGIGSDLAPSQQEKDAVRGFVSDVTRDVKQLVQQEVALAKAEISAEAGKVGKGAGMLGGAAFAGIMAVVFLSTALWWALANVMDQSWAALIVAGLWLVIAAVLFVVGRGTLRSISLKPERTINSLKKIPGAVKPPARRNA, from the coding sequence GTGACGTCGGTACGCGACGAGGTGGCCGGCATCGGCTCCGACCTCGCGCCGAGTCAGCAGGAGAAGGACGCCGTCCGTGGCTTCGTCTCGGACGTGACCCGCGACGTCAAGCAGTTGGTGCAGCAGGAGGTCGCGCTGGCCAAGGCCGAGATCTCGGCCGAGGCGGGCAAGGTCGGCAAGGGCGCCGGCATGCTCGGCGGCGCGGCGTTCGCCGGCATCATGGCCGTCGTCTTCCTGTCGACGGCCCTGTGGTGGGCCCTCGCGAACGTCATGGACCAGAGCTGGGCCGCCCTGATCGTGGCCGGCCTGTGGCTGGTCATCGCGGCCGTGCTGTTCGTCGTCGGCCGCGGCACGCTGCGCTCGATCAGCCTCAAGCCCGAACGCACCATCAACTCGTTGAAGAAGATCCCCGGCGCCGTCAAGCCGCCGGCGAGGAGGAACGCATGA
- a CDS encoding response regulator transcription factor — MPSPILVALVDDYDVVLTGIASMLDSYRDRVLVAEIDANEPLSDTVDIALYDSFAQPESDHEEIDVLVKSPRARRVVVYTWNFHPDLVQEAERAGVDGYLSKTLNADDLVAALEAVHSGEHVVSPAPPRARRVPPGDWPGRAEGLTEREAEILALITQGKSNADIARLTYLSPNTVKSYIRAVYRKIDVESRTQAVLHGVANGFSPDHHRIDHWRGGP; from the coding sequence ATGCCGTCGCCGATCCTGGTCGCCCTCGTCGACGACTACGACGTCGTCCTGACCGGCATCGCGTCGATGCTCGACTCCTACCGCGACCGCGTCCTGGTCGCCGAGATCGACGCCAACGAGCCGCTGTCGGACACCGTGGACATCGCGCTGTACGACTCGTTCGCGCAGCCCGAGTCCGACCACGAGGAGATCGACGTCCTCGTGAAGAGCCCCCGCGCGCGGCGCGTCGTCGTCTACACCTGGAACTTCCATCCGGACCTCGTGCAGGAGGCCGAGCGGGCCGGCGTCGACGGGTACCTGTCCAAGACCCTCAACGCCGACGACCTGGTCGCCGCGCTGGAGGCCGTGCACTCCGGCGAGCACGTGGTCAGCCCCGCACCGCCGCGGGCGCGCAGGGTGCCCCCGGGCGACTGGCCCGGTCGCGCCGAGGGTCTGACCGAGCGCGAGGCCGAGATCCTCGCCCTCATCACCCAGGGCAAGAGCAACGCCGACATCGCGCGGTTGACCTACCTCAGCCCGAACACGGTGAAGTCCTACATCCGCGCCGTCTACCGCAAGATCGACGTCGAGAGCCGCACGCAGGCGGTGCTGCACGGTGTCGCGAACGGGTTCTCGCCCGACCACCACCGCATCGACCACTGGCGCGGTGGGCCGTGA
- a CDS encoding YihY/virulence factor BrkB family protein yields MATHSSSDRDRDDRDDPGRRNGRDRTVPDRPKEMPKAGWFAILKRAVKQFKHDDITDRAAALTYYGVLAIFPGVLALVSILGLLGKSSVNSILTNIQAVAPSGATSFLRTVINQVQGKAGAAGIAFVVGLVLALWSASGYVAGFMRASNAIYDVDEGRPIWKTAPVRLLVTLALVVMLALSALMVVLTGPIAKQIGSAFGIGDTAVLVWDIAKWPVLLIIVSLMFSLLYRACPNVKQPGFTWITLGGVIAVVVWIVASALFALYVSFSGSYNKTYGSLATVIVFLVWLWITNIAVLLGAEFNAETQRERAIRAGLPEDVEPFAELRDTRKLEEPQKREADEAAAIRDRTMRRPR; encoded by the coding sequence ATGGCAACGCACTCGTCGTCCGACCGTGACCGCGACGACCGCGACGACCCCGGTCGCCGCAACGGTCGCGACCGCACGGTTCCCGACCGCCCGAAGGAGATGCCGAAGGCGGGCTGGTTCGCGATCCTCAAGCGCGCGGTCAAGCAGTTCAAGCACGACGACATCACCGACCGCGCCGCGGCACTGACCTACTACGGGGTGCTGGCGATCTTCCCCGGCGTGCTCGCTCTCGTGTCGATCCTCGGGCTGCTGGGCAAGTCGAGCGTCAACTCGATCCTGACCAACATCCAGGCGGTCGCCCCGAGCGGTGCCACGAGCTTCCTGCGCACCGTCATCAACCAGGTGCAGGGCAAGGCGGGGGCTGCCGGCATCGCGTTCGTCGTCGGGCTGGTGCTCGCCCTGTGGTCCGCGTCGGGGTACGTCGCCGGGTTCATGCGGGCGTCCAACGCGATCTACGACGTCGACGAGGGCCGGCCGATCTGGAAGACCGCGCCGGTGCGGCTGCTCGTCACGCTCGCCCTCGTGGTCATGCTGGCGCTCAGCGCGCTGATGGTCGTGCTGACCGGCCCGATCGCCAAGCAGATCGGCTCGGCGTTCGGCATCGGCGACACGGCGGTGCTCGTCTGGGACATCGCGAAGTGGCCGGTCCTGCTCATCATCGTCAGCCTGATGTTCTCGCTGCTCTACCGGGCCTGTCCGAACGTCAAGCAGCCCGGCTTCACGTGGATCACGCTGGGCGGCGTCATCGCGGTCGTGGTGTGGATCGTCGCGTCGGCGCTGTTCGCGCTGTACGTGTCGTTCTCGGGGTCGTACAACAAGACGTACGGCTCGCTGGCCACGGTGATCGTGTTCCTCGTGTGGCTGTGGATCACCAACATCGCGGTGCTGCTCGGCGCGGAGTTCAACGCCGAGACCCAGCGCGAGCGGGCGATCCGGGCCGGCCTGCCCGAGGACGTCGAACCGTTCGCCGAGCTGCGCGACACGCGCAAGCTGGAGGAGCCGCAGAAGCGCGAGGCCGACGAGGCGGCCGCGATCCGCGACCGCACGATGCGACGCCCGCGCTAG
- a CDS encoding DUF4440 domain-containing protein, giving the protein MTARVGPDAEADRAAVAALVRTFFAAFASGPDLDDRVAALRAAFLPGAIVVRTCGTEPVGYDVDAFLEPRRALLAGEIAWQTVARFREWELTGRTDVFGDVAQHFCSYAKEWVEDGVRVTGRGMKTLQFVRTAAGWRISAGAWDDERPGLVLDPAGDADASA; this is encoded by the coding sequence GTGACGGCCCGGGTCGGTCCCGACGCGGAGGCCGATCGCGCCGCCGTGGCCGCGCTCGTGCGCACCTTCTTCGCCGCCTTCGCCTCCGGTCCCGACCTCGACGACCGGGTGGCCGCGTTGCGGGCCGCGTTCCTCCCCGGGGCGATCGTGGTGCGGACGTGCGGCACCGAACCCGTGGGGTACGACGTCGACGCGTTCCTCGAACCCCGGCGCGCGCTGCTCGCCGGCGAGATCGCCTGGCAGACCGTCGCGCGGTTCCGCGAATGGGAGCTCACCGGTCGCACCGACGTGTTCGGCGACGTCGCCCAGCACTTCTGCAGCTACGCCAAGGAGTGGGTCGAGGACGGCGTCCGGGTCACCGGACGGGGCATGAAGACCCTCCAGTTCGTCCGGACGGCCGCGGGCTGGCGGATCAGCGCCGGGGCGTGGGACGACGAGCGGCCCGGGTTGGTGCTCGACCCTGCGGGCGACGCCGACGCGTCAGCGTGA
- a CDS encoding DUF3618 domain-containing protein, producing the protein MSSNPDQLEADVDRSRDSLGRDVARLNDRVSPARFVGTRTDRVKQGAASIKDKLMGSSNSAGDAAKDRLGSAVGSVKDATDNAAGRLGDATGSAPETLRQQTQGNPVAAGLIAFGVGWLLSSLVPASQAEQQAAAKLEENADAVVEPLTESAKEVAGNLQQPLQDSAAALKDTATDAVDRTTEHAKSAAGDVKDQAADAKDDVAGGSGDSTRATRSY; encoded by the coding sequence ATGAGCAGCAACCCCGACCAGCTCGAAGCCGACGTCGACCGCTCCCGCGACTCGCTCGGCCGCGATGTCGCCCGGCTCAACGACCGCGTCTCGCCGGCCCGCTTCGTGGGCACGCGCACCGACCGGGTCAAGCAGGGCGCGGCGTCGATCAAGGACAAGCTCATGGGGTCGTCGAACTCCGCCGGCGACGCCGCCAAGGACCGGCTGGGTTCGGCCGTGGGCTCGGTCAAGGACGCGACCGACAACGCCGCCGGCAGGCTCGGCGACGCCACCGGGTCCGCACCCGAGACGCTGCGTCAGCAGACCCAGGGCAACCCGGTCGCCGCCGGTCTCATCGCGTTCGGCGTCGGCTGGCTGCTCTCCTCGCTCGTTCCCGCGAGCCAGGCCGAGCAGCAGGCGGCGGCGAAGCTCGAGGAGAACGCCGATGCCGTCGTCGAGCCGCTCACCGAGTCGGCCAAGGAGGTCGCGGGCAACCTGCAGCAGCCGCTGCAGGACTCGGCCGCCGCGCTCAAGGACACCGCCACCGACGCCGTCGACCGCACCACCGAGCACGCGAAGTCGGCCGCCGGTGACGTGAAGGACCAGGCCGCCGACGCCAAGGACGACGTCGCGGGCGGCAGCGGGGACAGCACCCGTGCCACGCGGTCGTACTGA
- a CDS encoding TetR/AcrR family transcriptional regulator, translated as MTDNGTGGSAPRRSPLSPERIISETLALIDEQGIAAASMRTVADRLGVRAMSLYRHIDNREDLFDAVVERIVNELSEDPDVPASAESVGWRDYLRGLAWGVRRYARAHPHAFPLVATRPPHAPWVNPPLRSLRWIEAMLETLRAADFTDDQVLFTYRTFNSFLLGYLLLETSSMVLADPKPGDGSFQTGDDSGEHDPVDPADPVPGGVSPTRRSEVREAAAEADTATDLVDVTGDVPESEYPQIHRLRRGLTEDRFEEEFGAGLEVLLDRIAAELAG; from the coding sequence ATGACTGACAACGGGACGGGTGGCAGTGCGCCCCGGCGCTCCCCGCTGTCGCCGGAGCGGATCATCAGCGAGACCCTGGCGCTGATCGACGAGCAGGGCATCGCCGCCGCGTCGATGCGCACGGTCGCCGATCGGCTCGGCGTGCGGGCGATGTCGCTGTACCGGCACATCGACAACCGCGAGGATCTCTTCGACGCGGTCGTCGAGCGGATCGTCAACGAGCTGTCCGAGGACCCGGACGTGCCGGCCTCGGCCGAGTCGGTCGGCTGGCGCGACTACCTGCGCGGGCTCGCCTGGGGCGTCCGGCGCTACGCGCGGGCGCATCCCCACGCGTTCCCGCTCGTCGCGACCCGGCCGCCCCACGCGCCGTGGGTCAACCCGCCGCTGCGCTCGCTGCGCTGGATCGAGGCGATGCTGGAGACGCTGCGCGCGGCCGACTTCACCGACGACCAGGTGCTGTTCACCTATCGGACCTTCAACAGCTTCCTGCTCGGCTACCTGCTGCTCGAGACCAGCTCGATGGTGCTGGCCGACCCCAAGCCCGGCGACGGGTCCTTCCAGACCGGGGACGACTCCGGCGAGCACGACCCCGTCGACCCGGCCGATCCCGTCCCCGGCGGGGTCAGCCCGACCCGGCGGTCCGAGGTGCGCGAGGCGGCGGCCGAGGCCGACACCGCCACCGACCTCGTGGACGTCACCGGCGACGTCCCGGAGTCGGAGTACCCGCAGATCCACCGACTCCGCCGCGGTCTCACCGAGGACCGTTTCGAGGAGGAGTTCGGCGCGGGCCTCGAGGTGCTGCTCGACCGCATCGCCGCCGAGCTCGCCGGCTGA
- a CDS encoding LLM class flavin-dependent oxidoreductase, whose amino-acid sequence MTAPAQVGYDDLLRVWQEADAVPQLEHAWLYDHLMPIFGDPDGPALEGWTLLSALAARTSRLRLGLLVTSNRFRPPALLAKIATTVDIVSNGRLDFGIGAGSRPQHPLARREYDAHGLPFHDAAHAVASLAEACEIVRRLWTEDEPFDFDGHHHHLVGAYGNPKPVQRPGPPIVVGGRSTATLRVAAEHADVWNVPGGLTADDIASAADRSAALDRLCVQAGRDPDAVVRSIALPLSYDDPGATRDAIGRAVAAGFGHVVLIVPSPYPAGVARWVAEELVIPSR is encoded by the coding sequence ATGACCGCCCCCGCGCAGGTCGGCTACGACGACTTGCTGCGCGTGTGGCAGGAGGCGGACGCCGTCCCGCAGCTCGAGCACGCCTGGCTCTACGACCACCTGATGCCGATCTTCGGCGACCCCGACGGTCCGGCGCTCGAAGGGTGGACGCTGCTGTCGGCGCTCGCCGCCCGCACCAGCCGGCTGCGACTGGGCCTGCTCGTGACGAGCAACCGGTTCCGACCGCCCGCGCTGCTGGCCAAGATCGCGACGACCGTCGACATCGTCTCGAACGGCCGGCTCGACTTCGGCATCGGCGCCGGTTCGCGCCCGCAGCACCCACTGGCCCGGCGCGAGTACGACGCCCACGGACTGCCGTTCCACGACGCCGCGCACGCCGTCGCCAGTCTGGCCGAGGCCTGCGAGATCGTGCGCCGGCTGTGGACCGAGGACGAGCCGTTCGACTTCGACGGCCACCACCACCACCTCGTCGGCGCGTACGGCAACCCCAAGCCCGTCCAGCGGCCCGGTCCCCCGATCGTCGTCGGCGGCCGATCGACCGCCACGCTGCGGGTCGCCGCCGAGCACGCCGACGTCTGGAACGTGCCGGGCGGGCTCACCGCGGACGACATCGCGAGCGCGGCCGACCGAAGCGCGGCGCTGGACCGCCTGTGCGTCCAGGCCGGTCGTGACCCGGACGCGGTCGTCCGCTCGATCGCCCTGCCGCTGTCCTACGACGACCCCGGCGCGACCCGCGACGCGATCGGCCGGGCGGTCGCGGCCGGCTTCGGGCACGTCGTGCTGATCGTGCCGTCGCCCTACCCCGCCGGGGTCGCGCGGTGGGTCGCCGAGGAGCTCGTCATCCCGTCACGCTGA
- a CDS encoding ArsR/SmtB family transcription factor yields the protein MADRGVTARLDALEARVRALETGAPARPPAPASDDAGSVEYRGRVHLAGSVTWSRQLSTSAVLDLPGPVTVDVLAALGHPLRLDVVRRLLRAPASANELQEALDLNSTGQVYHHLRALVSARVVVAEHQVYSVAPTAVVPLLVIVLAAGDVAGVLP from the coding sequence ATGGCTGACCGCGGTGTGACGGCTCGACTCGACGCGCTCGAGGCCCGCGTCCGGGCACTCGAGACCGGAGCGCCGGCGCGACCGCCGGCCCCCGCCTCGGACGACGCGGGGTCGGTCGAGTACCGAGGACGGGTCCACCTCGCCGGCTCGGTGACCTGGTCCCGGCAGCTGTCGACGTCAGCCGTCCTCGACCTCCCCGGGCCGGTGACCGTCGACGTCCTCGCCGCGTTGGGGCATCCGCTCCGGCTCGACGTGGTGCGCCGGCTGCTGCGCGCACCGGCGAGCGCGAACGAGCTGCAGGAAGCTCTGGACCTCAACTCGACCGGGCAGGTCTACCACCACCTGCGGGCGCTCGTGAGTGCCCGCGTCGTCGTGGCCGAGCACCAGGTCTACTCGGTGGCGCCGACGGCGGTCGTCCCGTTGCTCGTGATCGTGCTCGCCGCCGGCGACGTCGCCGGGGTGCTGCCGTGA